From the genome of Psychroserpens ponticola, one region includes:
- a CDS encoding DUF4412 domain-containing protein — MKFMLILLLLPFYLFPQTLVSDAKQTYSFTYETVVEITSSEDNRTYKMSYLFNPNENYVGMKVNMSDFSEAETDGESIIIMDKGNSIIFVETQGMKMQMFQTMMGEGQTNPMGEMSTYDYSSIKKTGQTKTILGTTCYQYNLSDEKVKMILWVAPEIKLPNWFGQSSKAIDGHIMAYTMTSSEGTMTSTTIAINDHISKIINSQDYKKMF; from the coding sequence ATGAAATTTATGCTAATTCTGTTGTTGCTGCCATTTTATCTTTTTCCTCAAACGTTAGTTTCTGATGCGAAACAAACCTATAGTTTTACTTATGAAACAGTTGTAGAGATTACGTCTTCTGAAGATAATAGAACTTATAAAATGTCCTACTTGTTTAATCCAAATGAAAATTATGTTGGAATGAAAGTTAACATGAGTGATTTTTCTGAAGCCGAAACGGATGGTGAATCTATCATTATTATGGATAAAGGTAATTCAATCATTTTTGTTGAAACACAAGGAATGAAAATGCAAATGTTTCAAACCATGATGGGAGAAGGGCAAACAAATCCTATGGGTGAAATGTCAACATATGATTACAGTAGTATAAAGAAAACAGGACAAACAAAAACCATACTTGGCACTACTTGTTACCAATACAACTTGTCTGATGAAAAGGTCAAAATGATATTATGGGTCGCTCCAGAAATTAAACTTCCAAATTGGTTTGGTCAAAGTTCTAAAGCTATTGATGGTCATATAATGGCATATACTATGACGTCTTCTGAAGGTACTATGACTAGTACAACAATTGCAATTAACGATCATATTAGTAAAATCATAAATTCTCAGGATTATAAAAAAATGTTTTAA
- a CDS encoding T9SS type A sorting domain-containing protein has translation MKKITQIAFFLISILSLQAQDDGTIDLSFLGDNKGQKGVSGAVHTIAVQPDGKLLIGGAFETYNQIWSPKLIRVNPDGSIDSSFNQTLLRDSNSSINSIVIQPDGKILVAGGFEMRTPHPDNELLEEDIMRLNADGTRDETFIAPGNTSGCGDIRSVALQSDGKIIIVGDISYCVSSTIDNNENIIRLNSDGSLDETFTTVVTDLGNGNSGEPIHSVRVQSDDKILIAGNFNQVNGVTQQRLARLNSDGTLDTSYTIGTGFNSAVNDIALQQDGKLLVVGNFTAFNATSQNQIVRLHTDGSLDAILNSGAGVGRFQPSNGYTAARNIENVVIQSDGKILIGGDYNRYDGTAVSRYTRLNSDGTFDNTFFNVDDLGIEIASVYTSLVLPSGDFIVGGNFDKHNSYKKSGLIKLTSSGQVDLSFNSGHGPTEEYFSTEIREITKASGNKLYVAGRFREYDDVFSRNIARINSDGSIDTSFSTGTDELINGFDDGVNDVMEQPSGKIIVVGEFETYNGNPAPGIAKLNNDGSFDNTFSVGTGVSSSNLIDTVVELADGKFLIGGFFDEFDGFTTRNLARLNADGSIDTTFFVSSASQIYDIFLLNNGQFFIGTYSYNDDIITGRLAKINPDGTRDTSFNATGIISGTTKIVKVLGNGQILVGGYYSSQGGSVLKLNADGSLDTGFTLADINARVEDMELQDDGKLIIGGNFDDIDGRDIRGVARLNSDGTFDDTFNPEVVSQDPDTYAGTDDFSNTVNSLELRDSGQLLVGGDFRSYNAQPKSPLIALFAGIPETLNTNPFEISERNISVFPNPASDLISISSEKEIQNIQLYTISGKQILNQQDLKSYNHRLDVSQLSKGFYLLKISNHATTITKKLVIN, from the coding sequence ATGAAAAAAATTACACAAATAGCTTTCTTTTTAATTTCAATTCTATCATTACAAGCACAAGATGATGGTACTATAGATCTCTCTTTTCTTGGAGATAACAAAGGGCAAAAAGGCGTCAGTGGTGCTGTGCATACAATTGCTGTTCAACCAGATGGGAAACTGCTTATTGGAGGTGCTTTTGAGACTTACAATCAAATTTGGAGTCCTAAATTAATTCGAGTGAATCCTGATGGTTCTATAGATTCTAGTTTCAATCAAACGCTTTTAAGAGATAGTAATTCGAGTATTAACTCCATTGTGATTCAGCCAGATGGAAAAATACTTGTTGCTGGTGGTTTTGAGATGAGAACTCCTCATCCTGATAATGAATTGCTAGAAGAAGATATTATGCGATTAAACGCAGATGGAACTAGAGATGAAACATTTATAGCTCCAGGAAACACAAGTGGTTGTGGTGATATTAGGAGTGTTGCTTTACAATCTGATGGAAAAATTATTATCGTTGGAGATATTTCTTATTGTGTCAGTAGTACTATTGATAACAATGAAAATATAATACGTCTTAATTCAGATGGTTCTTTAGATGAAACTTTTACCACTGTTGTAACCGATTTAGGCAATGGTAATTCTGGAGAACCAATACATTCAGTTCGTGTTCAATCAGACGATAAGATTTTAATTGCTGGTAATTTTAACCAAGTTAATGGTGTTACGCAACAACGATTAGCACGTTTAAATAGTGATGGAACTCTAGATACCTCATATACTATTGGAACAGGCTTTAATAGTGCTGTAAATGATATAGCACTGCAACAAGATGGTAAGTTATTAGTTGTTGGTAATTTCACAGCGTTTAATGCTACAAGTCAGAATCAAATTGTACGATTACATACAGATGGTTCTTTAGATGCCATATTGAATTCTGGTGCTGGTGTTGGTCGTTTTCAACCGTCAAACGGATATACTGCTGCTAGAAATATAGAGAATGTAGTTATTCAGTCTGATGGTAAAATACTCATTGGAGGCGATTATAACCGTTATGATGGAACTGCTGTGTCTAGATATACACGATTAAATAGTGATGGTACATTTGATAATACTTTTTTTAATGTTGATGATCTTGGGATTGAAATCGCTAGCGTATATACAAGTTTAGTTTTGCCTAGTGGCGATTTTATTGTTGGAGGAAATTTTGATAAACATAATAGTTATAAAAAATCAGGACTTATTAAGTTGACGTCTTCTGGTCAAGTAGATTTAAGTTTTAATTCAGGACATGGTCCAACCGAAGAATACTTCAGTACAGAAATTCGAGAGATTACTAAGGCTTCAGGTAACAAGTTATATGTCGCTGGACGTTTTAGAGAATATGACGATGTGTTTAGTAGAAATATAGCAAGGATTAATTCCGATGGATCGATAGATACAAGTTTTAGTACTGGAACTGATGAACTAATTAATGGTTTTGACGATGGCGTTAACGATGTTATGGAACAGCCAAGCGGAAAAATAATCGTTGTTGGTGAATTTGAAACCTATAATGGAAATCCAGCTCCAGGTATTGCTAAACTTAATAACGATGGCTCTTTTGATAATACATTTAGTGTTGGTACTGGTGTGTCTAGTAGTAATTTGATAGATACTGTAGTTGAATTAGCTGATGGTAAATTTTTAATTGGAGGATTTTTTGATGAATTCGATGGATTTACGACAAGAAATTTAGCAAGATTAAATGCAGATGGAAGTATAGATACTACGTTTTTTGTGTCGAGTGCATCTCAAATTTACGATATCTTTCTTCTAAATAATGGGCAGTTTTTCATAGGTACATACAGTTATAACGACGATATTATTACTGGTCGCTTAGCTAAAATTAATCCAGATGGTACAAGAGACACTTCCTTTAATGCTACTGGTATAATTTCAGGTACTACCAAAATCGTTAAGGTATTAGGAAATGGTCAGATACTAGTTGGAGGCTATTACAGCTCTCAAGGAGGCAGCGTATTAAAGTTAAATGCTGATGGATCTCTAGATACAGGATTTACTCTAGCAGATATCAATGCAAGAGTCGAGGATATGGAGTTACAGGACGATGGTAAACTAATTATAGGCGGAAATTTTGATGATATAGATGGTAGAGACATTAGAGGTGTAGCGCGTTTAAATAGTGATGGTACATTTGATGATACCTTCAATCCAGAAGTTGTATCTCAAGATCCTGATACGTATGCAGGAACAGATGACTTTTCAAATACTGTGAATAGTTTAGAACTCAGAGATTCTGGTCAGTTATTAGTTGGTGGAGATTTTAGAAGCTATAATGCGCAACCTAAATCGCCTCTCATTGCTTTGTTTGCTGGCATACCAGAAACGCTTAATACTAATCCGTTTGAAATTTCAGAACGCAATATTTCTGTGTTTCCAAATCCAGCTTCAGATCTAATTTCAATTTCATCAGAAAAAGAAATTCAGAACATTCAACTCTATACGATTTCTGGAAAGCAAATTTTAAATCAGCAAGATCTTAAGTCTTACAATCATCGTTTGGATGTTAGTCAACTATCAAAAGGATTTTATCTTCTGAAGATTTCAAATCATGCAACTACAATAACAAAAAAATTAGTAATCAATTAA